ATAGGGTGATGCTTCATTATTTTGGTAGATGACATTGTCATTTTTCCAATACAGTGAACTCATGGATATTTTTCCTTTTAAAGCAGATATTCCTTTGGCGATATTCCACATGGCAATCCAGCTTTCTGATTCACTCTCTTGATCTATAAATGTATTTATCTGATACTGGTCGTAAAAATATCGATCTCTTGTTTGATGGATATCGTTCCATGACTTGGTGATACTTATATCAGAGAAAAGTGCATCCAGAGCATTTTTGTATTTTAGGCCTAGGGTGATGTTTTTGCTCATGCCAGCTTCTCTATTTTGATGTCCAACAGAGAGGTTCCAAAAGTCCTGCATAATCATACCAGAGTAGAACCTTTGTTCATCGATAGGAGTCTGAGATATTTTTCCTGATAATGAGGTGGATAGTCTTGCACTCAAAGGAACACGTATATATAAACTTGATGACAAAAGGAGCATAGAGAAATCTGTCTGCTCATTTTTTATCATATCATCATATCGATAGGGGACGAAAGAGAGAGGAAAAGTCAATTTGGCTTCAATGGTTCTCCTCTTATACTCCAGTTCTGGACCGGCATACAACCTAAGGTATTTCATCGTTAGATCATTAGATGTCGGAATTTTATCTTTGTCTATACCATCTAGACTGCTCTCTAGAGAACGGCTCAATGCACTTGCTCCTAGTCTAAGTCTGAAAGACAGCGCATCCTTATAGAAAGAGATGGCACTATTGACATTTGCAAAGTATGCTGTAGCGTTTACTTCTTGTTCTTGGTCAGTCTCGTCATTCACCACATTTAAATTCTCTTTCTTATTCTGATACGATACATAGGCATTCAAAGTATAGGCATGCTTCTCTTTTCGTTTTACCAACTTCAATTTGTTTGAGAGTAATCCTGTCGGAATATTGGCAATTTGATTATTGGGATAAGATCCGTTGTTTGTCATATTTAGATCCGACCATGAAAAGTCACTCTTAAAAGTATTCTCCAAAAATAGTGTCTTCGTATTACAACTTAGTACCACATCCCCCAGGATGTGATTATTCTTATCGGTGGCTTCTTCGATGATCTCACGAACTATATTTCCATCAGGTAGGTAGTCTGTAATCTTTGTATATACGTCAGACTCTAAACGATTGTTCGTGTAATTAATTTTTGTACTTAATTCAAAATCGTCTCCTATTCCCCAGAGATTATTTAGACTCACCAAATTGGAGCGATTAAATCGAGTGTAGTCTGCATCTATATTACTGATATAGTCGGGGTGAACGTCTATATAGCTATGCAGCTTATAACTATTAGAGAAGGGGTTTAAGAGATCTTTAAATTTAAAGTCACGGGTCTCTCTGGTAATATCATCCCCTGTGTTATTCGACTTACAAAGATGGAAGTTTTGTGCTTTTTTGCTAAATTTCATTGCAAGTCCTTCACCATTCCATAGAAAGGGTTTATATCCTGTCCCTGCTTTTACAGTTCCAACCCATCGTTTTTTAGCATCTGCTTTCAATCTAATATTAATAGCTGGATTTTGTGATACCGAAAGATCCTCCATAGCCTTAATTGGCTGATGCCTCTCATAGACCTCGACACTTCCCACATCCTCTGGGTGAACGTTATTGGTTGCCAATCCATACTTTGATCCCATCAAATCGCGACCTTCAATATAGAACCTATTGATTGGAGTTCCGTTATATTTTATTTCCCCTGTTTTACTCACTTCAATACCTGGCATCTTCTTTAGTACATCCGCTAAGGATTTGTCCTGAATATCTGAGAATTTGGATACTATATAACTAAGGGTATCTCCTTTTTCATTGATTCCTTTGGCATTGACGATCACCTCCTTTATTTCAGTGGCTTTCTCCTCCATCTTTATATTGTAGTGATGTTGTTCTTTTGTGAGAAGCACCGATTTGGGGGCAAATCCCATCATGGCAAAGTTTACATAGTGTTTCTCCAAAAAATAGGGAGTCTTCAGGGTGTAATTGCCATTAGATGAGGTCTTGGTAAATCGGATTATTTTATTATCTGAGGTCCGGATGGTGACCATTACATCTGGGATAGGCTGGTTTGTCTTCGATTCAACTACCTTTCCTTGAATAATATAGTTTTCTGCTTTTGCCTCGTTAAAAGAGGTCTGTAAGGAGAAAAGAGTGCATATCAGTATTGTATATAACGATTTCATAATACTAAATTATGGTTAGGTGGGCTATTGGTGAAAAAAGTATAAATGCACCGAATATTGTAAATTACAATTCACTTCTTTATATTGAGATGAAGATCGGTGCTTCAAACGAATGCGGTTCTTTAAGTTTTTAACGATTGGTCTTGGAATGAGAAATTATCGTAATCAGTAGCGTTGTAGGTTGTGTTCACCATGTGTCATAAAAAGGTTGTGTAAAAGAGATCCACTTTTTCATATACAATGACACTCTAAGTGACAGTATCATCTCTACCTTACTTCTCAATATCTTACAGCTTAATAATCACGTTCTATGATATCGTATCTCATTACCTTTTGAACTTCGCCTGCTCCTAGGTCTATTCCTGTTTGCATCTCAATGGAGCCTGATATATCCCTTAAATACTCTTTCTTGGCTTTTAGGAATTTTAATCGTTTGGTTTTTATGAATTTATGATTCCCAACTTCACTTTTTCTCATGATGATAGGATTATTTCCTTTCTTTATTCCTTTTAGAGTGAAATGATATTGATTTCCTGAATCATATACCTCTGTAATCAATCCTGGTAAGCCACAAAACTTCCACGGCCCATCGCTAATGGGAACCTCTGGTGTGAACCATGCCATCCATTCTCTGCCTCTGAAAGTACATTTTGCAAGTTGACATGTGTAGTTCAATACGGTTTTAGTACTATCAGTCATTTGCCATTCTTGTGCATTTAATTCATCTTCATAAATATAATCCTGCATCATAAGTCCATCTGTAACAGTCATTTTTCCTTTGGGATAATCTTTATAGACATAGGTTTTCATCCGTTTCTGAGGAAATGCACTATTACTCTTCAAGGACTGAGAAAACATGGATTGGGCAACCTTATTCCCATCTGGAAGAGCAAAAATAGAATCTACTTGATTGCTATAGAAACTATAGCATTTGGACATTTTGCTTCCAACTTGTAGAACTAGCAGGTCGTTGCTCATCTTCATCGTTAATGTATCCTTAGTAAAATCGAGCTCGTAGAGGCAATTCAGAACCTCTTCATCAAGTTTTTTCCCGTACACACTATTTAAGGACAAGACAAAGAAGATTACTAATATTTTTTTCATCATATTTCGATATTTATTTAGTTCTATTGTGAATCGATTTCAATACATATTGCCTGTGATAAGGCAATAGGCTCCATACAATAACTAATAATTTTGGACTTGTACTCAATCATATATCTGCAACTTTTATCGACTTTTTATCTAGTCGTTTCAAGATGCTTATCTCTCTTTTCTCCTACTATACCCTAAGAAGCTTATCCGTTTTGAGGTATATGAATGATGCCTAAATATTTCGAATTAAGTTAAATAGTATAAATAAATGTAAATAAATATATTCACTTAAACAATTTAAGATGCATGTTTCATAATCATTTAGAGATCATATTTCTATGTGGTAACGTGATATTTTACACAGAACTATCCTTTGATTTGCTCTTTTAGAATGAATGAATAACCAAGCTTTAAGCCGTGATTGATTATATCTTTGTCCATGGTTTGTTGACATCTCGTTCATGCTTCAGCCATCGAATCGATGGAGAATCGATGGAGAATCGATGGACAAACCATGAACAAACCATGGACAAACCATGGACAAACCATGGACAAAGTACCTATGAAACCATGTTCAGACTCCTTTTAAAGCACTGTCCAAAAAAGTGTGTAAGTGATTTGTATTTATCTCCTATTAATATCCCAAAGGTATACATTCTAGAAATGCTTTGATTTTGCATAGGAATCATATTCATTTGATAAAGAGGTATCGTGATATCTGATTGATCTTTAAGAGGTCCGTTGTTTTGGGTAAGTGGCTAGGTACTTGTTCAATGGATTAAAAATATCTTTTAGAAGTATGATATTTTCATTGCAACCTTTACTGTATGCAAACCCAACTACTCCATTTTATTATATAAGCTACAAGGTCTTGTATTTCACGTATTTGTTTAATAAAATGTACATTTAATTCTTTCAAATCTTGCGTATTATACTTCTCATTATTTTCACCTTAACCTTCTATTTATTGCATTTTAAATAAGGAGCAGTTGATTTGTTGCTTTCAACGTTATGTATATATAAACGATATAATTTTCATTTAGATGTTTTGTATCCCTATAATGAGGTATCTGTGATTGTCTTTGTAAATTACTGTAATACAGTTGTATATATATTGTTGTAGGTGTTTGTATTTACATTAAAGGATAAAAGAGTCTTAAATTATCATTGGTTTTAGGTATTGAAATCGCAGTAGTGGAAGTATAGTTTTGTTTGGTAAAGAGTAATAAAACCAAAATATTATACTTGCATGAAACTTATTAGTAAAGCGTGGATGCCTATTATCATGCTTATCATTATGTCATTTTCTGTATTTGCACAACAGAAGATCACTTCCACTAGAATCAAAGTCATTGATGCTAAGGGCCAGCCCATTGTTGGCGCGGTCGTTTATTTGACATCGAATAGAGCACACGCAATTACAGATGTAGATGGTCTGGCTATAATTGACCTGCATGGTGCTGGAGAAAAAGATAGTTTGAAAGTACAATATCTAGGATACGATAGAAAATCAATCGCTACGAACTCCAAAGTGTTCCAAAAAAAGGAGATAAAGATAATTCTTAAATCATCGGATATCTCTTTGGATGATGTGGTGGTTCAAGGCTATTCTGAACAATCAAAGGTGGAAAGATCTAGCTTTACGGTGAGTGCTATTGATACGAAAGAATTAAAGGGTTTGACCAAAGATTTAAATGAATCATTAAATGAAGTCCCCGGTGTAAAAGTGCGTCAACAAGGAGGCATGGGAAGCAATTATAATTTTACAGTCAATGGTTTTTCTGGCAGTCAAGTAAAGTTTTTTATTGATGGTATTCCGATGGAATTTATGGGAAGTTCTTATGGGTTGAATAGTTTACCAATCAATATGGCAGAGCGAATTGAGGTGTATAAAGGGGCTATTCCTGTCTATCTAGGGGCTGATGTATTGGGTGCTGCAGTCAATATTGTGACCAACCAAAAGCGCCAAGATTATGTGGATGTATCTTATTCATATGGCTCGTTTAATCAGAATCAATTTTCTGCTTTGACCAAAACATATTTATCAGATCATGTGGCATGGTTTACCAATGTTATTGGGAATTATGCGGATAATGATTACAAGGTGAAAGTGGATATTTATGATGTGAATGATTTTTCATATCAAGGGACTGATGAAGTAAGACGTTTTCATGATGGATATAAGAGTGGTTCTGTAGAAACAGGGCTTAGTTTTGAAAATTATTCGTGGGTTGATAAGTTGACATTACGTGCAATTTTTTCAGCAGACTATAAGGAACAACAGACCGGTATGAATATGACGCAGGTGGCTGGGGAAGCTTTTACTAAAAGTAAGATGTTTATGACATCTCTTCTATACCAAAAAAACCATGTAATATCAGAGGATAGTAAACTAAGGTTCTTTGCATCCTACAATAGGAATTTGGCATCGGTGGTGGACACTAGCTCAAATAAGTATAATTGGAATGGTGATTATAGTACAAGTGATATTGGAACTTCAGGAGAGCTTTTAAGATATAAAACAGATTTAACTTTCCATGATCAAAGTTGGATGGGGAATTTGTCCTATGAATTGCCTTTAAATGACAAGCATAAGCTGATTTTCAATAATACGACTAGTTATTTTAGACGTGTTGGTACGGATGATGTGAATCCGTATGAGATACCTTATAAAGAGCCTAATATCTTATTTAAAAATATATTTGGAGCATCTTATGTTTTCGAGCCTTGGGGAGATCGATGGAGTACCTCTATTTTCTACAAAAATTATCATATGAAGTTAGAGTCTGCGAATGCTCAATACAGCACCTATGAAAAGGTGGAAAATAATTATCAAGATAATGGAGGAGGTGTCTCTACCACTTTTTTCTTTTTGGATGATTTACAGCTAAAGACTTCTTACGAAAAAACCTATCGCATGCCAGAACCTATCGAAGCTTTGGGTGACGGTTTATTAATACAAAATAATGCCAATTTAAAACCAGAAAAGAGTGATAATTTGAATGTTGGCCTTTTGTGGAAAAAAACTAAAGGGAATCACCATTGGATGATAGATGTAAATTATTTTTATCGATATTCAAAGGATTTGATTCGTTTGGATGTTGGTGGGGTGGTTAGTTCTTATCAAAATTTATCTGCAGTTTCTGGTAGTTGTTATAACATTGATTTAGGTTATCAGTATAAAAGACGTTGGAAACTTCATGCGAATGCTACTTATCTAAATGATGTTAGCAAGTCTGATGAGTACGGCTTTTATGATGTGAGAATACCGAATAAACCTTATCTGTATGGAAATATAGGTTTAACGTATACTTTCCCTCATCTATTTAATGAGATGGATTCCTTCAGTATAACATGGAATACAAACTATGTTCATGCTTTTTATTTGGCTTGGCCTAATATGGGTTTG
The Prolixibacteraceae bacterium DNA segment above includes these coding regions:
- a CDS encoding carboxypeptidase-like regulatory domain-containing protein, with translation MKSLYTILICTLFSLQTSFNEAKAENYIIQGKVVESKTNQPIPDVMVTIRTSDNKIIRFTKTSSNGNYTLKTPYFLEKHYVNFAMMGFAPKSVLLTKEQHHYNIKMEEKATEIKEVIVNAKGINEKGDTLSYIVSKFSDIQDKSLADVLKKMPGIEVSKTGEIKYNGTPINRFYIEGRDLMGSKYGLATNNVHPEDVGSVEVYERHQPIKAMEDLSVSQNPAINIRLKADAKKRWVGTVKAGTGYKPFLWNGEGLAMKFSKKAQNFHLCKSNNTGDDITRETRDFKFKDLLNPFSNSYKLHSYIDVHPDYISNIDADYTRFNRSNLVSLNNLWGIGDDFELSTKINYTNNRLESDVYTKITDYLPDGNIVREIIEEATDKNNHILGDVVLSCNTKTLFLENTFKSDFSWSDLNMTNNGSYPNNQIANIPTGLLSNKLKLVKRKEKHAYTLNAYVSYQNKKENLNVVNDETDQEQEVNATAYFANVNSAISFYKDALSFRLRLGASALSRSLESSLDGIDKDKIPTSNDLTMKYLRLYAGPELEYKRRTIEAKLTFPLSFVPYRYDDMIKNEQTDFSMLLLSSSLYIRVPLSARLSTSLSGKISQTPIDEQRFYSGMIMQDFWNLSVGHQNREAGMSKNITLGLKYKNALDALFSDISITKSWNDIHQTRDRYFYDQYQINTFIDQESESESWIAMWNIAKGISALKGKISMSSLYWKNDNVIYQNNEASPYQSTLYSISPKINIHPTKWSSITYKVDYSNQKVTSPLDSKGITIQDWKQIMTLGFIPNDKFVMKLKGTYIDNQQEDLHNDLAMASAEMTYFISKRCEITLEANNLFNQETYTYSLQNGYTNIYKSYKLRPRSYMVNVFFRF
- a CDS encoding GLPGLI family protein, whose translation is MMKKILVIFFVLSLNSVYGKKLDEEVLNCLYELDFTKDTLTMKMSNDLLVLQVGSKMSKCYSFYSNQVDSIFALPDGNKVAQSMFSQSLKSNSAFPQKRMKTYVYKDYPKGKMTVTDGLMMQDYIYEDELNAQEWQMTDSTKTVLNYTCQLAKCTFRGREWMAWFTPEVPISDGPWKFCGLPGLITEVYDSGNQYHFTLKGIKKGNNPIIMRKSEVGNHKFIKTKRLKFLKAKKEYLRDISGSIEMQTGIDLGAGEVQKVMRYDIIERDY
- a CDS encoding TonB-dependent receptor; translated protein: MKLISKAWMPIIMLIIMSFSVFAQQKITSTRIKVIDAKGQPIVGAVVYLTSNRAHAITDVDGLAIIDLHGAGEKDSLKVQYLGYDRKSIATNSKVFQKKEIKIILKSSDISLDDVVVQGYSEQSKVERSSFTVSAIDTKELKGLTKDLNESLNEVPGVKVRQQGGMGSNYNFTVNGFSGSQVKFFIDGIPMEFMGSSYGLNSLPINMAERIEVYKGAIPVYLGADVLGAAVNIVTNQKRQDYVDVSYSYGSFNQNQFSALTKTYLSDHVAWFTNVIGNYADNDYKVKVDIYDVNDFSYQGTDEVRRFHDGYKSGSVETGLSFENYSWVDKLTLRAIFSADYKEQQTGMNMTQVAGEAFTKSKMFMTSLLYQKNHVISEDSKLRFFASYNRNLASVVDTSSNKYNWNGDYSTSDIGTSGELLRYKTDLTFHDQSWMGNLSYELPLNDKHKLIFNNTTSYFRRVGTDDVNPYEIPYKEPNILFKNIFGASYVFEPWGDRWSTSIFYKNYHMKLESANAQYSTYEKVENNYQDNGGGVSTTFFFLDDLQLKTSYEKTYRMPEPIEALGDGLLIQNNANLKPEKSDNLNVGLLWKKTKGNHHWMIDVNYFYRYSKDLIRLDVGGVVSSYQNLSAVSGSCYNIDLGYQYKRRWKLHANATYLNDVSKSDEYGFYDVRIPNKPYLYGNIGLTYTFPHLFNEMDSFSITWNTNYVHAFYLAWPNMGLAESKYTIPMQLSSDLSLYYQWSKSISVALACTNIFDAELYDNYALQKPGRAFSIKLRYNITKQK